One window from the genome of Diorhabda sublineata isolate icDioSubl1.1 chromosome 10, icDioSubl1.1, whole genome shotgun sequence encodes:
- the LOC130449597 gene encoding facilitated trehalose transporter Tret1-2 homolog: protein MTNSNEEETMNASNLKYKKPTENSEIIDKDNVEVKYLSNSNEHVREIQILTPADCVRKKDTLFLYFVVLTGTMSVIVGAGSFVWTSPVVPKLISNNTDENPIGRPATTTEISLIAGLPFLTMIFGSFLLGSLSEMVGRKRCLQFIGLGMFVSAVIVAFSTNVIFIIIFRCVLFMFYNGVLTVYPIYLTEICEDHNRAKYGCLMGVFLPFGNLYSYILGSFFNVRSYSLLLAAPLAYFLVFFFFAPESPVYSSIKGHREESLRALKKLRNNKTRDEITEDYDKISNTIRKRSAKMSILEILRDGDLRYGMILALGPVLVQNLSGVTIVMAFMAPIFNAAGFSGNYMSIIVGAIKVITITCTSFVVEKTGRRKMLFTSAIGTGFPLLILGIFFYLQNIDSPLIKHVQWLPLPCVICNVVMYSVGLGPIPMAIMSELFVPEVRSVAVSIVTALMGFCIFITTTSYPFMVEILGIHWCVWMYSCVCFLGAVFIYFVIPETKGKSLLQIQQYLKTRNFNQDLL from the exons ATGACTAACAGCAACGAAGAAGAAACGATGAATGCATcgaatttaaaatataaaaaaccaaCGGAAAACAGTGAAATTATCGATAAGGACAACGTCGAAGTTAAATATTTATCGAATTCTAATGAACACGTGCGAGAAATACAAATTCTAACACCTGCGGATTGTGTTCGAAAAAAGGATACtctgtttttatatttcgtAGTTTTGACAG GTACAATGTCTGTGATAGTAGGTGCTGGATCTTTCGTCTGGACATCGCCAGTGGTACCAAAACTAATATCGAATAACACCGACGAAAATCCGATTGGTAGACCTGCAACTACCACGGAAATATCTTTGATAGCGGGGTTGCCGTTTTTAACTATGATATTCGGTTCGTTTTTATTAGGAAGTTTATCCGAAATGGTAGGGAGAAAACGATGTTTACAATTTATAGGTTTAGGAATGTTTGTATCGGCCGTAATTGTCGCTTTTAGTACAAAcgtaatattcataataatatttagatGTGTATTATTCATGTTTTATAATGGAGTTTTGACGGTTTATCCAATTTACTTGACGGAAATATGCGAGGATCACAACAGGGCTAAATACGGTTGTCTGATGGGGGTATTTCTACCTTTCGGTAATCTGTACAGTTACATTTTAGGTTCTTTTTTCAACGTCCGATCTTATTCGCTCTTATTGGCCGCCCCTTTAGCTTATTTTCTCGTATTTTTCTTCTTCGCTCCGGAATCTCCAGTGTATTCTTCGATAAAAGGACATCGAGAAGAAAGTTTAAGggctttgaaaaaattgagaaataataaaacGCGCGACGAAATAACCGAAGATTACGACAAAATTTCGAATACTATTAGAAAAAGATCCGCCAAAATGAGTATATTAGAAATTTTGCGCGACGGAGACCTTAGGTACGGTATGATATTAGCCCTCGGGCCTGTGTTGGTGCAAAATTTATCGGGGGTGACTATAGTGATGGCGTTTATGGCGCCTATTTTCAACGCCGCCGGTTTCTCTGGTAATTACATGTCTATAATTGTCGGCGCTATAAAAGTAATTACGATCACTTGCACCTCTTTCGTCGTAGAAAAAACCGGCAGAAGAAAAATGTTGTTTACCTCGGCCATAGGTACCGGATTTCCTCTATTAATCTTAggaatctttttttatttgcaaaatatcgATTCTCCATTGATAAAACACGTGCAGTGGCTCCCTCTACCTTGCGTTATATGTAACGTCGTTATGTACTCCGTAGGGCTCGGTCCGATACCGATGGCTATTATGAGCGAATTATTCGTACCGGAAGTAAGATCGGTAGCAGTTTCGATTGTAACGGCTTTGATGGGTTTCTGTATATTCATTACGACTACCAGCTACCCGTTCATGGTCGAAATTCTTGGGATACATTGGTGCGTTTGGATGTATAGCTGTGTATGTTTTTTGGGCgccgtttttatttatttcgtgaTTCCGGAAACGAAAGGGAAAAGTCTACTTCAAATACAACAGTATTTGAAAACCAGAAACTTTAATCAAGACCTGCTCTAA